The DNA segment GAATTCCTTTTCTGACTTTGGTGAGGATATATGAATTTTGGGTATATGCGGCACATGCTCCCATGTCTGGACAATTCGCGGCCACAGCTCCTCTAGCGGGGCTTCAGACAGATTTGCCATATGGTGGTGATAGTCAAACACCAAGGGAATGGTTTCTTTTTCACATACCACTAGCGTTTCTTCTGCGGTATAGGTCTTATCATCATTTTCTAACGTCATGACCTGTTTAATATGTGCCGGCAGGGTGGTTAAGTTTTGGTGAAAACGAATCAAGGTCTCCTGCTTATCCCCGTAAGCACCACCGATATGTATATTAATCAAGCCTTTATCGGCAATCCCCATCGCTTCAAACATTTGATAATGATAGCTCATGTCGATGACTGCATTTTCAGTAATAGTGTTTTTTGGCGAGGTAAACAAAGTAAATTGATTCGGATGGAAGCTAACCCGCAGGTGATTGTTCCGAACCAGATCGCCAAGCTCTTCCCACTCCTTTTGAAAGGGGGTGGTAAAGTCCCAGCGCACCTCTGGATGGGTGGCAAGGGGGACAATGGAGCTAGACATCCGATAGACTTCAATTTCATGAGCAAGATTGAAATACAGCATTCGTTTCGTGTGCTCGATATTTTGCCTCGTCACATCCAGCAGCTTTTCTGTGCGCTCCTCGGGGCTAAGCTGCTGATAACGGGTGTAGGTGAGCGTCTTAGCTGGAGAAGCATCCCATAAAGTTATGGCAGTCGAAACATAGCCAAAACGAATTTTCATATCAGTAGCTCCCTTCTGAGGATAGTCCCCCATTGCTTTAATACGTTACTACGCCGGGGGACTGTCCCCCCCTTAGAGGAAAAATGCGATTAAGCGGGCAAAACTCTCTTTCAGTGAACGTAATGGATTGGGTTTGTTTAGGACTTCTAAAGTCAGCAACGTGGAGTCTTTGATGTCCTTTTCGATAACTTCCTTTACACGCTTAATAAAAGCAGGGTCATAGATATAACAGTTGATTTCCTTGTTTAATAAGAAGCTGCGGTTATCGAAATTAGCGGTGCCGATATCGCAAATCGTATCGTCAATCACCATTGTTTTTGCATGATAAAACCCATTTTTATATTGATAAACAACCGCTCCCTTTTTCAGCACTTCTCGTAAATAACGATAGGATCCTTCCTGAACAAGCATATGGTCAGCGGTATACGGAACAACAACCGTAAGCGACACGCCGCGGCTTATCGCTTGAAGCAATTCCTTCATGACTCGTGTACTTGGGACAAAATAAGGGCTCCCGATAATAATGGAATGTTGGGCCTTTCGAATCACCTGGATAAACTTTTCCTCTAACATGCCGGACTCGGTTGGAACAAACTGATGGCGGACAGGACCCTTAGAAAGCGATGGGAAATAGGCCGGTTGATGCTGGAGGTTTTCACCCCCATACTCTGCCCAGTCAATCATAAACTCACTTTGTAATGAATGAACACTTTCACCCAATATTTTTAAATGGTAATCACGCCAAGGACTTAGCTTTGGGTCTTGATCAACGTATTCCTTACCAATATTAAACCCGCCAACATAGCCGATTTTCCCGTCGATTATCGAAATTTTACGGTGATTACGGATTTGAGAGGAGTAAAAAGGAAACGGCAACTTAATGCGGTTGCTAAAAGCAAATTTGACCCCCGCCTCTTTAAGGGCTCTTACCGTTGACGACTTGATCCTCCAACTGCCGAGACGGTCAATCAAAAGCCGCACTTCCACCCCTTGGCGTGCTTTTTCTTTTAAAAGAGCGAGAAATTCCTGGCCGAACGGATCATCTTTAACAATATAAAAGAGCACATGAACATGCTTCGTTGCTTGACGAATTTCTCGGAAATAATCTGCGAATAATTCCTTTCCATGTGTAAAAATATCCACATGGCCATGGAGGATGCTTGTTTCCATATAACTAACAATAGAAAGATGCTTCTTTCGTCCTAATCTAAAATCTAATACGAGCCATATAATGATGAGTAGTAGTAGTGCGCTTAAAAAGATGGCCAAGCTCATGTAGAATCTTTCCTCCAATCGGTTTCATTAGTGTTTCCGAACCGGTTCTTTTCTATAAGTCGAACGAATTTTGCAAAAATTGGTTGACTGAATGCTCATTCATAATATAATAGAGGTAAGATAGAGTTCAGAAAATTTACTATTTTCTTGTAAGAACTGGGGAAAGGGGCGTTAAATGATGAATGTTCTTTTGTGGATTAACCTCATTGCATTTTTAGTTGTAACCGCTTACGCTGTTAGCCTATTTATTTATGTGGTTAAGACTCGGATTGAATTTATTAAGTTGGGGAAAAAGGTCGAGTTTGATAACAATGTCAAAGAGCGGCTGCAAAAAATTTGGGTCAACGTGTTTGGCCAGAAAAAGCTGTTAAAGGATAAGAAGAGCGGCGCTATTCACGTTATGTTCTTTTACGGATTCATTCTCGTTCAATTTGGCGCCATCGATTTTATTTGGAAAGGGCTTGTCCCAGGTTCACATCTGCCACTTGGACCGCTATATGCAGGTTTCACGTTTTTCCAGGAAATCGTTACACTGACGATCCTCGTTGCGGTGATTTGGGCTTTTTACCGCCGCTATGTGGAAAAATTAGTTCGATTGAAGCGCAATTTTAAATCGGGGCTTGTATTATTGTTTATCGGCGGCCTTATGGTTTCTGTATTGGTCGGAAATGGAATGGGCATCATCTGGCACGGGGAAGAGGCTTCATGGACTGAGCCGGTAGCTTCCCTGATAGCAATGGGCTTTTCATGGATAGGAGAGACAGCCTCCATCGCCATTTTTTATGTGGCATGGTGGATGCACTTATTGTTCTTATTAACTTTCTTAGTATACGTGCCGCAATCCAAGCACGCGCACTTACTGGCTGGACCGGCTAACGTTTATTTTAACCGTTTAGAAAAACCAGGTAAGTTAAAGAAAGTGGATTTTGAAGACGAAACACAAGAATCCTTTGGGGTTGGCAAAATTGAAGACTTTACCCAGCACCAAATGATCGATTTTTATGCCTGTGTAGAATGTGGACGCTGTACTAATATGTGTCCAGCAACCGGAACAGGTAAAATGCTGTCTCCAATGGACTTAATTGTGAAAATGCGAGACCACCTCACTAATTATGGTGCGTCGGTAACGTCAAAGCAGCCATGGGTGCCTACGTTTGCTTTTTCCAATACAAAAGGAAACCAAATTGCTCTAGCTGCAGCTGGTCAAGGTGCAGAAGAAACGGCTGCTGCGCTTGCATATAGCCCAAGCTTGATTGGCGAGGTCATTACCGAAGAAGAGATTTGGGCATGTACAACATGCCGCAACTGTGAAGACCAATGCCCAGTTATGAACGAGCACGTGGATAAAATTATTGACCTTCGTCGTTATTTAGTGTTAACAGAAGGTAAAATGGATGCCGATGCACAGCGCGCGATGACGAATATTGAACGTCAGGGCAATCCATGGGGCTTAAACCGTAAAGAGCGCGAAAGCTGGCGTGAGGTACGCGAGGATGTAGAGATTCCAACTGTTAAAGAAATGAACAAAAAGGGCGAAGAATTTGAATACCTCTTCTGGGTTGGTTCAATGGGATCTTACGATAACCGCAGCCAAAAAATTGCTCTTTCTTTTGGGAAGTTGATGAATGAAGCAGGCGTGAAATTCGCCATTTTAGGCAATAAAGAGAAAAACTCTGGTGATACACCAAGACGCCTAGGAAATGAGTTCTTGTTCCAGGAGCTGGCGACGAAAAATATTGAGGAATTTGAAAAGGCAGAAGTGAAGAAAATCGTTACGATTGATCCGCATGCCTATAATATCTTCAAAAATGAGTACCCTGATTTCGGGTTACAGGCAGAGGTTTACCACCATACAGAGGTTCTATATGAGCTGGTTCGTGACGGGCGCTTGGTACCGAAGCATGCAGTTAATGAAAAGATTACTTTCCATGACTCTTGTTACTTAGGTCGTTACAATGATGTGTATGATCCACCACGTGAAATCTTAAAATCGATTCCTGGCGTACAGCTGGTGGAGATGGAGCGCAACAGAGAAACGGGTATGTGCTGCGGAGCAGGCGGCGGCTTGATGTGGATGGAGGAAGAAACCGGGCATCGTATTAACGTGAGTCGTACAGAGCAAGCGCTGGCTGTCAATCCTTCTATCATCAGTTCGGGCTGTCCATACTGCTTAACGATGTTATCAGATGGAACAAAGGCTAAAGAGGTGGAAGAAAAAGTAGCAACCTACGATGTGGCTGAGTTGCTTGAAAAAGCAGTTTGTGGAGAAGTGAAAGAAATCGCATCGTAAGTGTGGTTGTCAATGAGTTAGAATAGCAAAGGTTGAGATTTTCATTCAAAATTTTAGGAATTTTGTGTAAAACATTTCAACTTTTGCTATTTTTTATGTAAAATAGAAAGTAAGAATAAAACGCTTACATTTCCTTTTTTATTTTCGTACGTGGGCAGTGAGTTTTTTGTTAAACGATCTGGCTTGCGTTATTTTTTGAGATTTTTTCGAGCGAGCGTTCAGTCGCCGGAAACAGATGGGGTATTTTTGTAAAAATATAAGACTGAATATTAGGAAAAGGGAGAGTGTTTTGAATGGGAAAAACGGTTATTTTGAGCGGAGTAAGAACGCCATTTGGAAAACTTGGGGGTGCTTTAAGTAGTTTCACGGCTTCACAGCTAGGAGGAATCGCGGTAAAGGAAGCGTTGGTGCGCGCAGGCGTTAAGCCTGAAGAGGTAGGGGAAGTTATCCTCGGAACGGTTTTACAAGGGGGTCAAGGACAGATTCCGTCGCGCCAGGCAGCTCGTCATGCAGGTTTGCCGTGGGAAGTTAAAACAGAAACGATTAATAAGGTGTGTGCGTCTGGCATGCGCAGTGTGACGTTGGCCGATCAAATTATTCGCGCGGGCGATGAGGAAGTCATTGTGGCAGGCGGAATGGAATCCATGAGTAACGCACCGTACATTTTACCAAAGGCAAGATGGGGCTTTAGAATGGGCGATTCACAAGTGAAGGATCTCATGATTCATGACGGCTTGAGCTGCAGCTTTACAGGTGTTCACATGGGAACATACGGCAATTCAACGGCAGAGGAAATGGAGATTTCTCGTGAAGCGCAGGATGAGTGGGCGTTACGAAGCCATGTTCGCGCACTTGAGGCGATTGAGAGTGGGAAGTTAGCGGAGGAAATCGTCTCGGTAGAAGTGTCGCAGCGAAAAGGGGAACCGATTGTTGTGTCTACTGACGAGGGGCCGCGAAACGATACTTCGTTAGAACGCCTTGCTAAATTGGCACCTGTATTCAATTCAAAGGGGACCATTACGGCGGGGAACGCACCAGGAGTGAATGACGGTGCGGCTGCCCTCGTGTTGATGAGCAAGGAGCGCGCGGCTCGTGAAGGTCGTGAAATCGGTGCGGTGATTCTTGGTCATGCGGCTGTCGCTGTCGAAGCGAAGGATTTCCCGCAAACACCGGGCCTTGTGATCAATGAGATTTTAAGGAAGACGGGCAAAAGCTTGGAGGAGATTGACTTAATTGAAATCAATGAGGCATTTGCTGCTGTTGCTTTAGCAAGTGGGAAAATTGCTGGGCTAGATCCGGAAAAGGTCAATGTGAATGGCGGTGCGGTCGCACTAGGGCATCCAATTGGTGCTAGCGGTGCGCGGATTATCATCACATTGATGCATGAATTGAAGCGCCGCGGCGGCGGAATTGGAATTGCAGCTATTTGCAGCGGCGGTGGCCAGGGCGATGCGGTGATGATTGAGGTGCCGAAGGCTTAGTTTGTTCGTTTTGGTAGTTTAATAATTTCCAAATAATGTTTAATTGCACAAAACACCGGGATTTTGGCACAAATCAGTCCGATTTTTGCACAAAACACATCAAAATTGGCACAAAATACCGTGAAAATGACACAAAACATAAAACACCTTAGAAATCGGCACAAAACCTAGTTTAATTTATACAAAAATACGTTTGGTCGGACTCGCTCCGGCCAATCTGGAGGGGAAAACATGAAGGTTTCGAAGGTAATGGTAATTGGAGCGGGACAAATGGGTTCGGGAATCGCCCAAGTTTGTGCCCAAGCAGGATATAACGTGTTATTAAATGACTTAAAGCCTGAATTCGTGGAACGCGGCTTAGGGGTTATTAATAAAAACCTTTCCCGCAACGTCGATAAAGGCAGAATGACCAAGGAGCAAAAGCAGGAAGTGCTGGCAAGACTTACTGTTTCAACCGATCTAACCGATTCTGCTGGAGTAGACCTCGTCATCGAGGCAGCCGTTGAAAATATGGAAATCAAAACAAAAATCTTTGCTCAATTAGATGAAATTGCTCAAGCGCATACCATTTTAGCGAGCAATACCTCGTCCCTGCCAATCACAGAGATTGCTGCAGCGACGAAGCGTCCGGAAAAGGTCATCGGCATGCACTTTATGAATCCAGTGCCAGTGATGAAGCTAGTGGAAATTATTCGCGGCCTAGCAACAGCGGATGAAGTCTATCAAGTGATTGAAGACATGACAAAAACGTTAAGCAAGGTGCCTGTAGAAGTTAATGATTTCCCTGGCTTTGTTTCAAACCGAATTCTCATGCCAATGATCAACGAAGCGATTTACACGTTGTATGAAGGCGTGGCAACAAAGGAAGCGATTGATGAGGTCATGAAGCTCGGCATGAATCATCCGATGGGGCCGTTAACTTTGGCTGACTTTATTGGGTTAGATACATGCCTGTACATTATGGAAACACTCCATGAAGGCTTCGGCGACGATAAATACCGTCCATGTCCATTGCTTCGAAAATATGTAAAAGCAGGATGGCTAGGCAAGAAAACAGGACGTGGATTCTACACGTACGAATAGGAACGGAAGCATTTTATAAAAAAATACACAAAAACCAGGTGGGTCACTGCGATACATACACTTCTGTGATCTCCCCTGGCAAACGAATCCACCTTAAAAAGGGGAGAGACAAATGAATCTGACATTCACAGAAGAACAAGAAATGATGCGAAAAATGGTCCGTGATTTTGCGAATAGTGAAATTGCTCCATTCGTCGAGAGGATGGAAAAAGGAGAGTTCCCGCGAGAGATTCTCCGTAAAATGGGCGAGCTTGGTTTGATGGGGATTCCAGTGCCTGAAAAATACGGCGGGGCTGAGATGGATTTCACCTCCTATATTATTGCCATCAATGAGATTTCGAAGGTAAGTGCCACACTGGGCGTAATTTTATCGGTGCATACGTCGGTGGGGACGAACCCGATTCTTTATTTCGGAACGGAGGAACAGAAGCAAAAGTATGTGCCGAAGTTAGCTTCATGTGAATACTTAGGGGCTTTTTGTTTAACCGAGCCGAGCGCTGGCTCAGATGCAGCAAGCTTGAAGTCGCGTGCGGTTAAGAAGGGTAACCATTATGTCATCAATGGCTCGAAGGTATTCATTACCAACGGCGGTGAGGCGGACATTTATATTGTGTTTGCCAGCACTGAACCTAAGTTGGGCACAAAAGGCATTGCTGCTTTTATTGTTGAAAAAAATACCCCTGGTCTGATTATCGGGAAGGATGAACACAAAATGGGGCTTCACGGCTCGAGGACCGTACAGCTTACGTTCGAAGATATGCGTGTTCCGGTGGAAAATCTTCTCGGCAACGAAAGTGAAGGCTTTAAAATTGCCATGGCCAACCTAGAGGTCGGTCGCATCGGCATCGCTACCCAGGCACTTGGTATCGCGGAGGCCGCACTGTCTGCCGCATCGACCTATGCGAAAGAGCGTCACCAGTTTGGCAAGCCAATAGCGGCACAGCAAGGAATCGGCTTTAAGCTGGCTGACATGGCGACAAGTGTGGAGGCTGCGAAACTATTAGTCTATCGCGCGGCTGATTTACGGTGCCGTGGGGTGAAATGTGGAATGGAAGC comes from the Neobacillus sp. PS2-9 genome and includes:
- the uvsE gene encoding UV DNA damage repair endonuclease UvsE — its product is MKIRFGYVSTAITLWDASPAKTLTYTRYQQLSPEERTEKLLDVTRQNIEHTKRMLYFNLAHEIEVYRMSSSIVPLATHPEVRWDFTTPFQKEWEELGDLVRNNHLRVSFHPNQFTLFTSPKNTITENAVIDMSYHYQMFEAMGIADKGLINIHIGGAYGDKQETLIRFHQNLTTLPAHIKQVMTLENDDKTYTAEETLVVCEKETIPLVFDYHHHMANLSEAPLEELWPRIVQTWEHVPHIPKIHISSPKSEKEFRSHADFVDPAFIMPFLQLLKETGQDVDFMIEAKSKDQAALKLIEDLSKLRGYKRISGGTIEIK
- the cls gene encoding cardiolipin synthase encodes the protein MSLAIFLSALLLLIIIWLVLDFRLGRKKHLSIVSYMETSILHGHVDIFTHGKELFADYFREIRQATKHVHVLFYIVKDDPFGQEFLALLKEKARQGVEVRLLIDRLGSWRIKSSTVRALKEAGVKFAFSNRIKLPFPFYSSQIRNHRKISIIDGKIGYVGGFNIGKEYVDQDPKLSPWRDYHLKILGESVHSLQSEFMIDWAEYGGENLQHQPAYFPSLSKGPVRHQFVPTESGMLEEKFIQVIRKAQHSIIIGSPYFVPSTRVMKELLQAISRGVSLTVVVPYTADHMLVQEGSYRYLREVLKKGAVVYQYKNGFYHAKTMVIDDTICDIGTANFDNRSFLLNKEINCYIYDPAFIKRVKEVIEKDIKDSTLLTLEVLNKPNPLRSLKESFARLIAFFL
- a CDS encoding 4Fe-4S dicluster domain-containing protein, producing MNVLLWINLIAFLVVTAYAVSLFIYVVKTRIEFIKLGKKVEFDNNVKERLQKIWVNVFGQKKLLKDKKSGAIHVMFFYGFILVQFGAIDFIWKGLVPGSHLPLGPLYAGFTFFQEIVTLTILVAVIWAFYRRYVEKLVRLKRNFKSGLVLLFIGGLMVSVLVGNGMGIIWHGEEASWTEPVASLIAMGFSWIGETASIAIFYVAWWMHLLFLLTFLVYVPQSKHAHLLAGPANVYFNRLEKPGKLKKVDFEDETQESFGVGKIEDFTQHQMIDFYACVECGRCTNMCPATGTGKMLSPMDLIVKMRDHLTNYGASVTSKQPWVPTFAFSNTKGNQIALAAAGQGAEETAAALAYSPSLIGEVITEEEIWACTTCRNCEDQCPVMNEHVDKIIDLRRYLVLTEGKMDADAQRAMTNIERQGNPWGLNRKERESWREVREDVEIPTVKEMNKKGEEFEYLFWVGSMGSYDNRSQKIALSFGKLMNEAGVKFAILGNKEKNSGDTPRRLGNEFLFQELATKNIEEFEKAEVKKIVTIDPHAYNIFKNEYPDFGLQAEVYHHTEVLYELVRDGRLVPKHAVNEKITFHDSCYLGRYNDVYDPPREILKSIPGVQLVEMERNRETGMCCGAGGGLMWMEEETGHRINVSRTEQALAVNPSIISSGCPYCLTMLSDGTKAKEVEEKVATYDVAELLEKAVCGEVKEIAS
- a CDS encoding acetyl-CoA C-acetyltransferase gives rise to the protein MGKTVILSGVRTPFGKLGGALSSFTASQLGGIAVKEALVRAGVKPEEVGEVILGTVLQGGQGQIPSRQAARHAGLPWEVKTETINKVCASGMRSVTLADQIIRAGDEEVIVAGGMESMSNAPYILPKARWGFRMGDSQVKDLMIHDGLSCSFTGVHMGTYGNSTAEEMEISREAQDEWALRSHVRALEAIESGKLAEEIVSVEVSQRKGEPIVVSTDEGPRNDTSLERLAKLAPVFNSKGTITAGNAPGVNDGAAALVLMSKERAAREGREIGAVILGHAAVAVEAKDFPQTPGLVINEILRKTGKSLEEIDLIEINEAFAAVALASGKIAGLDPEKVNVNGGAVALGHPIGASGARIIITLMHELKRRGGGIGIAAICSGGGQGDAVMIEVPKA
- a CDS encoding 3-hydroxybutyryl-CoA dehydrogenase, with the translated sequence MKVSKVMVIGAGQMGSGIAQVCAQAGYNVLLNDLKPEFVERGLGVINKNLSRNVDKGRMTKEQKQEVLARLTVSTDLTDSAGVDLVIEAAVENMEIKTKIFAQLDEIAQAHTILASNTSSLPITEIAAATKRPEKVIGMHFMNPVPVMKLVEIIRGLATADEVYQVIEDMTKTLSKVPVEVNDFPGFVSNRILMPMINEAIYTLYEGVATKEAIDEVMKLGMNHPMGPLTLADFIGLDTCLYIMETLHEGFGDDKYRPCPLLRKYVKAGWLGKKTGRGFYTYE
- a CDS encoding acyl-CoA dehydrogenase; this encodes MNLTFTEEQEMMRKMVRDFANSEIAPFVERMEKGEFPREILRKMGELGLMGIPVPEKYGGAEMDFTSYIIAINEISKVSATLGVILSVHTSVGTNPILYFGTEEQKQKYVPKLASCEYLGAFCLTEPSAGSDAASLKSRAVKKGNHYVINGSKVFITNGGEADIYIVFASTEPKLGTKGIAAFIVEKNTPGLIIGKDEHKMGLHGSRTVQLTFEDMRVPVENLLGNESEGFKIAMANLEVGRIGIATQALGIAEAALSAASTYAKERHQFGKPIAAQQGIGFKLADMATSVEAAKLLVYRAADLRCRGVKCGMEASMAKLFATRTAVEVATEAIQVFGGYGYTEDYPVERYFRDAKVTEIYEGTSEIQRIVISKYL